One window of the Rhipicephalus sanguineus isolate Rsan-2018 chromosome 4, BIME_Rsan_1.4, whole genome shotgun sequence genome contains the following:
- the LOC119390491 gene encoding mevalonate kinase, protein MTITASAPGKTIIHGEHAVVYGKAAVATSVNLRTRVTCCDHESYVVLEAPDLDFVEAWPVSKFEAFPVPDGGCTTTVISFGALVPNICSAFEADAKSSKPGDQAKLAFLFLFTGITLRHNDGHFGPVKFTINSRLPLGAGLGSSASYSTALATALLAKYGAVQRALSSKDRELICSWAFQAECILHGQPSGIDNTICTYGGAVLFKGGKISESLESIPSYKVLLVNTRVPRNTKALVAGVKKRHDQFPDVIKPVLESIEAISETFWKLLKMAPEVAENMFSKSLELVEMNQSLLNCLGVGHPRLNRIAEIATLHGLAAKLTGAGGGGCALLLCRVGCQNNVGSSGEAEMLTVCKQLEEEGFLYWEVDLGCPGVTLD, encoded by the exons ATGACCATCACGGCGTCGGCACCGGGAAAAACCATAATTCATGGCGAGCACGCTGTCGTCTACGGCAAG GCCGCAGTCGCGACGAGCGTCAACCTGCGGACCCGCGTTACATGCTGCGACCACGAGTCGTACGTTGTCTTGGAGGCGCCGGACCTCGACTTCGTCGAAGCCTGGCCCGTCAGCAAGTTTGAAGCTTTTCCTGTTCCCGACGGAG GCTGCACAACCACTGTCATCTCGTTCGGAGCCCTTGTGCCAAACATTTGCAGTGCCTTCGAAGCCGACGCAAAATCCTCCAAGCCTGGAGACCAGGCAAAGCTGGCCTTCCTCTTTTTGTTCACGGGCATCACACTACGGCACAACGATGG GCACTTTGGCCCGGTCAAGTTCACCATCAATTCGAGGCTGCCACTGGGAGCGGGTCTCGGATCGTCGGCGTCCTACAGCACGGCCCTGGCGACGGCGCTGCTGGCGAAATACGGAGCCGTGCAGCGCGCCCTGTCCAGCAAGGACCGCGAGCTCATCTGCTCATGGGCCTTTCAGGCAGAATGCATTCTGCATGGTCAACCCTCGGGCATCGACAACACCATCTGCACCTACG gagGTGCTGTTCTATTTAAGGGCGGGAAAATAAGTGAATCTCTTGAGAG CATTCCCAGCTACAAGGTGTTGCTGGTCAACACCCGAGTTCCCAGGAACACCAAGGCTCTGGTGGCAGGTGTCAAGAAGAGGCACGATCAG TTTCCAGATGTTATAAAGCCGGTCCTGGAATCCATTGAAGCAATATCCGAAACCTTTTGGAAGCTCCTGAAGATGGCACCCGAGGTGGCAGAGAACATGTTCTCCAAATCCTTG GAACTGGTGGAGATGAACCAGTCCCTGCTGAACTGCCTTGGAGTTGGTCACCCACGACTGAACAGGATCGCCGAGATTGCCACCCTGCATGGTCTTGCTGCAAAGCTGACGGGGGCGGGCGGCGGTGGCTGCGCCTTGCTCCTGTGTCGTGTTGGCTGTCAAAACAATGTGG GTTCGAGTGGTGAAGCTGAAATGCTCACAGTGTGCAAGCAGCTTGAAGAGGAAGGCTTCCTCTACTGGGAGGTGGACTTGGGTTGCCCCGGTGTCACGCTAGACTGA